From Anopheles coluzzii chromosome 3, AcolN3, whole genome shotgun sequence, the proteins below share one genomic window:
- the LOC120960030 gene encoding transcription initiation factor TFIID subunit 13, with the protein MAANPPEEGFDQAEFEDDELGEVQIETSSGRKRLFSKELRCMMYGFGDDQNPYTESVDLLEDLVVEFITEMTHRAMEIGRTGRVQVEDIVFLVRKNSRKYARVKDLLTMNEELKRARKAFDEIKYAGAEAKLK; encoded by the exons ATGGCAGCTAACCCACCGGAAGAAGGATTCGACCAGGCAGAG TTCGAAGACGACGAGCTTGGAGAGGTGCAGATCGAGACCTCGTCCGGCCGTAAGCGCCTTTTCAGCAAGGAGTTGCGCTGCATGATGTACGGCTTCGGAGACGACCAGAACCCGTACACGGAAAGCGTCGACCTGCTGGAGGATTTGGTGGTCGAGTTCATCACCGAAATGACACACCGAGCGATGGAAATCGGCCGTACTGGGCGTGTGCAGGTCGAGGATATTGTGTTTCTGGTGCGCAAGAACTCGCGGAAGTATGCTCGCGTGAAGGATCTGCTGACGATGAACGAGGAGCTGAAGCGGGCACGCAAGGCGTTCGACGAGATCAAGTACGCTGGTGCGGAAGCAAAGCTGAAGTAA
- the LOC120956916 gene encoding protein nessun dorma, translating to MEVYEFNKSFLTRLLETTNVLNGGGSNIPASAIRSEWINFVEVAVEPTGWQALWKASRPVCEQLGVKYPLVVLGTVDQVLFDELKAVFLIEAILDDDVHLPEEQCTVQLEELWPLREQNNPALNVNITADCIDKLRFFYQHLWMPWDTDTEDEQNWIEKHLESRIRFCHDLKNKTMSRQLSSHALALLAEARYVQRKREFIEQELSEEEGQEEEEEDNDTSILKDSRSGELLQLNLRLNTIKNEINVLENPVWRSVFEKVRFGAGKNKGNSAMAYIVTQAVPIDEQLTYLQSAKEMMDPKIAVKMCDSLQHALDHCSPDSAIYLPPGTRQDIKFLEYLNSGGSFRGVSSASFVDDFEQACKLNPTIVSKNDDSVLLTIDGDFTLENVRLDCSNVRTGVVIKKGSIVFRNCCFTGDPTSSTKQGIVIFGNCTITFDRCLIKEFSSGIYSNHDCTINLIGSTISHCMTGLETLDQCQIVFRSASITHCSQYGVLLEDFNEDVQQDQKAEGDRSTSGSQVYADYNTIEREEFTFEGACEFRDNAKGNFVIRKGFSERFNSSCFVDEDESQLHDAEDGLDESICNATNDIQPMED from the exons ATGGAAGTGTACGAGTTTAACAAAAGCTTCCTGACCCGTCTGCTCGAGACGACCAACGTGCTGAACGGTGGCGGTTCCAACATTCCCGCATCCGCCATCCGCTCGGAATGGATTAATTTCGTGGAGGTGGCCGTAGAGCCGACCGGCTGGCAGGCGCTGTGGAAAGCATCGCGTCCGGTATGCGAGCAGCTCGGCGTAAAGTACCCGCTCGTCGTGCTGGGCACCGTGGACCAGGTACTGTTCGACGAGCTGAAGGCCGTCTTCCTCATCGAAGCCATCCTGGACGATGATGTGCATCTGCCGGAGGAGCAGTGTACGGTGCAGCTGGAGGAGCTGTGGCCGCTGCGCGAGCAGAACAACCCCGCCCTGAACGTCAACATTACGGCCGACTGTATCGATAAGCTGCGGTTTTTCTACCAGCATCTCTGGATGCCGTGGGACACCGATACGGAGGATGAGCAGAACTGGATCGAGAAGCATCTGGAATCGCGCATCCGGTTCTGTCACGATCTGAAGAACAAGACCATGTCGCGGCAGCTTTCCTCCCACGCGCTGGCCTTGCTCGCGGAAGCGCGGTACGTGCAGCGCAAGCGGGAGTTTATCGAGCAGGAGCTTAGCGAGGAGGAAGGacaggaggaggaagaggaggacaATGATACGTCCATCCTGAAGGATAGCCGGTCGGGAGAGCTGTTGCAGCTGAACTTACGCTTAAATACGATCAAGAATGAAATCAACGTGCTGGAGAATCCCGTCTGGCGCAGCGTCTTCGAGAAGGTGCGCTTCGGTGCGGGAAAGAACAAGGGCAACTCCGCAATGGCGTATATCGTAACGCAGGCAGTACCGATAGATGAACAGCTGACCTACCTCCAGAGCGCCAAAGAGATGATGGATCCGAAGATTGCGGTGAAAATGTGCGACTCTCTTCAGCACGCGCTCGATCACTGCAGTCCGGATAGTGCGATCTATCTTCCACCCGGAACCAGACAGGACATCAAGTTCCTGGAGTACCTGAACAGTGGCGGATCGTTCCGGGGTGTTAGCAGCGCTTCCTTTGTTGACGATTTTGAGCAAGCGTGCAAGCTGAATCCTACCATCGTGTCGAAAAACGACGACAGTGTGCTGCTGACCATCGACGGGGACTTTACGCTGGAAAACGTCCGTCTCGACTGTTCGAACGTGCGCACCGGGGTGGTTATCAAGAAGGGCAGCATCGTCTTCCGCAACTGTTGCTTCACGGGCGATCCAACCTCCAGCACCAAGCAGGGCATCGTCATCTTCGGCAACTGCACGATCACGTTCGATCGGTGTCTGATCAAGGAGTTTTCTTCCGGCATCTACAGCAATCACGATTGTACGATCAATCTGATCGGCAGCACCATTAGCCACTGTATGACCGGGCTGGAGACGCTCGATCAGTGTCAAATAGTGTTCCGATCGGCGAGCATAACGCACTGCTCACAGTACGGCGTGCTGCTCGAGGACTTTAACGAAGATGTCCAGCAGGATCAGAAGGCAGAGGGTGATCGAAGCACGAGCGGGTCACAGGTGTACGCCGATTACAACACGATCGAGCGGGAAGAGTTTACGTTCGAGGGTGCGTGCGAGTTCCGGGATAATGCCAAGGGCAATTTTGTCATCCGGAAAGGGTTCAGCGAACGGTTTAACAGTTCCTGCTTTGTCGATGAGGATGAGAGCCAGCTGCATGACGCGGAGGATGGTCTGGACGAATCGATCTGCAATGCTACGAAT gACATTCAACCGATGGAGGATTAA
- the LOC120956915 gene encoding apoptosis-inducing factor 1, mitochondrial isoform X2: protein MLSVSRVAVGNVRCVQPALVRIRKHVLAGGFTQTFGSQRWISVKQTEQKAIATTGGPTCPPPPPPPPKPSYTGYILGAIALTAGGLGLAYYNGLFDGPPPPTPVDDTKEDADRKKRTYPASSKDLPKHVPYLLVGGGTASIAAFRAIRVHDPKAKVMMITNELEMPYMRPPLSKELWFNSTEAEPLKFRQWNGSERSIFYEPNDYYIDPSKLSDAPNGGVAVARGYEVHRLDVVNRKAILTDGTEISYDKCLIATGARPKNLPIFESAPRAVRERVTLFKSVYDFEQLSSQLQDGNRVAIVGGGFLGSELACALSKSEQTRKKKVEVFQLFHEGGNMAKVLPEYLSSWTTERLREEGVKVWPKTQVKAVEMQGSKLKLTLMDDSVLLVDRVIVAVGSEPNTDLAKTSGLEVDSKNGGFLVDAELRARSNVFVAGDAACFYDTKFGRRRVEHHDHAIVSGRLAGENMVGLNKPYTHQSMFWSDLGPRISYEAIGLIDSSLPTVAVFAKRTAEEMSRASAAAAAAVTAGSTDSEKLQAANANVNVDVKNVPAAGEPAKEQSKEQQEPEDSFDKGVIFYLRDKKVVGLVLWNVFNRMGTARKILDQHTEYDDLNEVAKLFNLHDRRTESEELEAAEQ, encoded by the exons ATGCTTTCGGTGTCCCGCGTTGCGGTCGGGAACGTGCGCTGCGTACAGCCGGCCCTAGTACGCATCCGAAAGCACGTTCTCGCTGGAG GATTCACGCAAACATTCGGCAGCCAGCGATGGATATCCGTGAAG CAAACGGAACAAAAAGCTATTGCCACTACGGGTGGACCAACCTgcccgccaccaccaccaccgcccccGAAACCATCCTACACGGGTTACATACTCGGTGCGATCGCCCTCACAGCCGGTGGCCTTGGCCTTGCGTACTACAACGGTCTCTTCGatggaccaccaccaccaacccccGTAGACGACACAAAGGAAGATGCAGACCGAAAGAAGCGCACCTATCCCGCTTCCTCCAAGGATCTTCCCAAGCACGTCCCTTACCTGCTAGTCGGTGGCGGAACGGCTAGTATTGCCGCGTTCCGTGCGATCCGTGTACACGACCCGAAAGCAAAGGTGATGATGATTACCAACGAGCTCGAAATGCCCTACATGCGTCCACCGCTCTCGAAGGAGCTGTGGTTTAACTCGACCGAAGCGGAGCCGCTCAAATTCCGCCAGTGGAACGGTAGCGAACGAAGCATCTTCTACGAGCCGAACGATTACTACATCGATCCGAGCAAGCTGAGCGACGCACCGAACGGCGGCGTGGCTGTGGCACGCGGCTACGAAGTGCACCGGCTGGACGTGGTCAACCGGAAAGCGATCCTCACCGACGGTACGGAAATATCGTACGACAAGTGTTTGATCGCAACCGGAGCGAGGCCCAAGAATTTGCCCATCTTTGAATCGGCACCACGGGCTGTGCGGGAACGTGTTACGCTTTTCAAGAGTGTGTACGATTTTGAGCAGCTCTCATCACAGCTACAGGATGGCAACCGGGTAGCGATCGTGGGGGGAGGCTTCCTCGGGAGCGAGCTGGCCTGTGCACTTTCCAAGTCGGAACAAACGCGCAAGAAAAAGGTGGAAGTGTTCCAGCTGTTCCACGAGGGCGGCAATATGGCCAAGGTGCTGCCCGAGTATCTGAGCAGCTGGACGACGGAACGGTTGCGCGAAGAGGGCGTTAAGGTGTGGCCAAAGACGCAAGTGAAGGCGGTCGAAATGCAAGGCTCGAAACTGAAGCTTACGCTCATGGATGACagtgtgctgctggtggaccGGGTCATCGTTGCGGTCGGCTCGGAACCGAACACAGATCTAGCCAAAACGTCCGGGCTGGAGGTGGACAGCAAGAATGGAGGATTTTTGGTCGATGCCGAGCTGCGTGCCCGATCGAACGTGTTTGTGGCCGGGGATGCGGCCTGCTTCTACGATACAAAGTTCGGACGGCGAAGGGTAGAACATCACGATCATGCCATCGTTTCTGGACGGCTGGCGGGAGAGAATATGGTTGGACTAA ATAAACCCTACACACATCAGAGCATGTTCTGGTCGGATCTTGGCCCTCGGATTAGCTACGAAGCGATCGGGCTAATTGATTCTTCCCTTCCAACGGTGGCCGTGTTTGCGAAACGAACAGCAGAGGAAATGTCCCGAGCgtcagcggcggcggcggcagccgtTACCGCCGGCAGCACTGACTCGGAAAAGCTGCAGGCAGCCAACGCTAACGTGAATGTGGACGTGAAAAACGTGCCCGCTGCAGGAGAGCCAGCGAAAGAACAAAGCAAAGAACAGCAGGAGCCGGAAGATAGCTTCGACAAGGGTGTAATATTTTACCTACGAGATAAGAAGGTGGTCGGTCTGGTGCTGTGGAACGTGTTTAATCGTATGGGAACGGCGAGAAAGATTCTGGACCAGCACACCGAATACGACGATCTCAATGAGGTGGCGAAACTGTTCAATCTGCACGATCGACGCACGGAGAGCGAGGAGCTTGAAGCGGCGGAGCAATAG
- the LOC120956619 gene encoding 28S ribosomal protein S18b, mitochondrial: protein MTAALFSFLPTEHAPNTPDPERKHFKQPALRHAISAFTSITMSVLRLIGGEIISIYRQSLLTIGTSQARSLSTTGFLRHAAKPESEATEEAAASEEPEAGEADANAAPKQPVDDPKDRTRVIPVETSIRYLASEAYRQTYQDDPVWKQYRRNHKGPYPPKLTRKTCIRKGRISTGNPCPICRDEYLVLDHNNIDLLKQFISPQTGDVLSYRVTGLCQKKHTQLLVAVERAMDRGMLTFDVPFREYDYSEYYPAKEGKPSSK, encoded by the exons ATGACAGCggcattgttttcttttttaccgACCGAACACGCACCGAACACTCCGGACCCG GAgagaaaacatttcaaacaacCAGCATTACGTCACGCCATCTCAGCCTTCACGTCGATCACAATGTCAGTGTTGCGCTTAATCGGTGGTGAAATCATATCTATTTATCGTCAAAGTTTGCTTACGATCGGTACCAGCCAGGCGAGAAGTCTATCAACTACTGGCTTCCTTCGACACGCCGCCAAACCTGAAAGTGAAGCCACAGAGGAAGCAGCCGCCAGTGAGGAACCGGAAGCAGGGGAAGCAGATGCAAACGCCGCACCCAAACAACCGGTCGATGATCCGAAGGACCGCACGAGGGTGATACCGGTGGAGACGAGCATCCGCTATCTGGCCAGCGAAGCTTACCGGCAGACGTACCAGGACGATCCGGTGTGGAAGCAGTACCGGCGCAATCACAAAGGACCGTACCCGCCAAAGCTGACGCGCAAAACGTGCATACGCAAGGGGCGCATTTCGACCGGCAATCCGTGCCCGATCTGCCGTGACGAGTATCTGGTGCTGGATCACAACAACATCGATCTGCTGAAGCAGTTCATCTCGCCGCAAACGGGGGATGTGTTGAGCTATCGGGTGACGGGCCTGTGCCAGAAGAAACACACCCAGCTGTTGGTGGCGGTCGAGCGGGCTATGGATCGCGGAATGCTTACGTTCGACGTGCCGTTCCGAGAGTACGACTACAGTGAATACTATCCGGCGAAGGAAGGCAAGCCTTCTTCCAAGTAG
- the LOC120956915 gene encoding apoptosis-inducing factor 1, mitochondrial isoform X1: MMGELIQFPNDPSPYPAPPRRHIPINRFFQPKTVQTVPDPVLSSCEKCEREEEEEEHVVQEQTEQKAIATTGGPTCPPPPPPPPKPSYTGYILGAIALTAGGLGLAYYNGLFDGPPPPTPVDDTKEDADRKKRTYPASSKDLPKHVPYLLVGGGTASIAAFRAIRVHDPKAKVMMITNELEMPYMRPPLSKELWFNSTEAEPLKFRQWNGSERSIFYEPNDYYIDPSKLSDAPNGGVAVARGYEVHRLDVVNRKAILTDGTEISYDKCLIATGARPKNLPIFESAPRAVRERVTLFKSVYDFEQLSSQLQDGNRVAIVGGGFLGSELACALSKSEQTRKKKVEVFQLFHEGGNMAKVLPEYLSSWTTERLREEGVKVWPKTQVKAVEMQGSKLKLTLMDDSVLLVDRVIVAVGSEPNTDLAKTSGLEVDSKNGGFLVDAELRARSNVFVAGDAACFYDTKFGRRRVEHHDHAIVSGRLAGENMVGLNKPYTHQSMFWSDLGPRISYEAIGLIDSSLPTVAVFAKRTAEEMSRASAAAAAAVTAGSTDSEKLQAANANVNVDVKNVPAAGEPAKEQSKEQQEPEDSFDKGVIFYLRDKKVVGLVLWNVFNRMGTARKILDQHTEYDDLNEVAKLFNLHDRRTESEELEAAEQ; encoded by the exons ATGATGGGCGAGTTGATACAGTTTCCGAACGATCCGAGCCCTTATCCGGCACCGCCGAGGCGGCATATTCCGATCAATAGATTTTTCCAG cCGAAAACGGTTCAAACAGTGCCGGATCCCGTTCTTTCTTCCTGTGAAAAGTGCGAacgtgaagaagaagaagaagaacacgTTGTGCAAGAG CAAACGGAACAAAAAGCTATTGCCACTACGGGTGGACCAACCTgcccgccaccaccaccaccgcccccGAAACCATCCTACACGGGTTACATACTCGGTGCGATCGCCCTCACAGCCGGTGGCCTTGGCCTTGCGTACTACAACGGTCTCTTCGatggaccaccaccaccaacccccGTAGACGACACAAAGGAAGATGCAGACCGAAAGAAGCGCACCTATCCCGCTTCCTCCAAGGATCTTCCCAAGCACGTCCCTTACCTGCTAGTCGGTGGCGGAACGGCTAGTATTGCCGCGTTCCGTGCGATCCGTGTACACGACCCGAAAGCAAAGGTGATGATGATTACCAACGAGCTCGAAATGCCCTACATGCGTCCACCGCTCTCGAAGGAGCTGTGGTTTAACTCGACCGAAGCGGAGCCGCTCAAATTCCGCCAGTGGAACGGTAGCGAACGAAGCATCTTCTACGAGCCGAACGATTACTACATCGATCCGAGCAAGCTGAGCGACGCACCGAACGGCGGCGTGGCTGTGGCACGCGGCTACGAAGTGCACCGGCTGGACGTGGTCAACCGGAAAGCGATCCTCACCGACGGTACGGAAATATCGTACGACAAGTGTTTGATCGCAACCGGAGCGAGGCCCAAGAATTTGCCCATCTTTGAATCGGCACCACGGGCTGTGCGGGAACGTGTTACGCTTTTCAAGAGTGTGTACGATTTTGAGCAGCTCTCATCACAGCTACAGGATGGCAACCGGGTAGCGATCGTGGGGGGAGGCTTCCTCGGGAGCGAGCTGGCCTGTGCACTTTCCAAGTCGGAACAAACGCGCAAGAAAAAGGTGGAAGTGTTCCAGCTGTTCCACGAGGGCGGCAATATGGCCAAGGTGCTGCCCGAGTATCTGAGCAGCTGGACGACGGAACGGTTGCGCGAAGAGGGCGTTAAGGTGTGGCCAAAGACGCAAGTGAAGGCGGTCGAAATGCAAGGCTCGAAACTGAAGCTTACGCTCATGGATGACagtgtgctgctggtggaccGGGTCATCGTTGCGGTCGGCTCGGAACCGAACACAGATCTAGCCAAAACGTCCGGGCTGGAGGTGGACAGCAAGAATGGAGGATTTTTGGTCGATGCCGAGCTGCGTGCCCGATCGAACGTGTTTGTGGCCGGGGATGCGGCCTGCTTCTACGATACAAAGTTCGGACGGCGAAGGGTAGAACATCACGATCATGCCATCGTTTCTGGACGGCTGGCGGGAGAGAATATGGTTGGACTAA ATAAACCCTACACACATCAGAGCATGTTCTGGTCGGATCTTGGCCCTCGGATTAGCTACGAAGCGATCGGGCTAATTGATTCTTCCCTTCCAACGGTGGCCGTGTTTGCGAAACGAACAGCAGAGGAAATGTCCCGAGCgtcagcggcggcggcggcagccgtTACCGCCGGCAGCACTGACTCGGAAAAGCTGCAGGCAGCCAACGCTAACGTGAATGTGGACGTGAAAAACGTGCCCGCTGCAGGAGAGCCAGCGAAAGAACAAAGCAAAGAACAGCAGGAGCCGGAAGATAGCTTCGACAAGGGTGTAATATTTTACCTACGAGATAAGAAGGTGGTCGGTCTGGTGCTGTGGAACGTGTTTAATCGTATGGGAACGGCGAGAAAGATTCTGGACCAGCACACCGAATACGACGATCTCAATGAGGTGGCGAAACTGTTCAATCTGCACGATCGACGCACGGAGAGCGAGGAGCTTGAAGCGGCGGAGCAATAG